CCCTCGGCGACCAGTATCTCTGCAACTTTTCCGTCTTCCAATCCCTCCTGGACCACTGGGCCCTCGGCCAGCTCTTCCCCATCATGCCCCTCGCGCGCCTCGACGAACGGCCCTCGCGCGAGGCCACGCTCGTGGACATCACCTGTGACTCGGACGGCGCCATCAACAAATTCATCGGCCTGCGCGACGTGCGCGACACCCTGCCCCTGCACGCGCTGCGGCCGCTCAACGGCAACGGCACCGAACCCTACTACCTGGGCTTCTTCCTCATGGGGGCGTATCAGGACATCATGGGCGACCTGCACAACCTCTTCGGCCGCGTCAACGAGGTCCACGTCTTCCTCGAACCCGACGAACCCACCGGCTACTACATCGAGGAAATCATCGAAGGCAACACCATCGTCCAATCTCTCGCCGCCGTGCAATACGACGAGAAGGAACTCGAACGCCTGATGAAGGCGCAGGTGGACGACGCCATCAAGGCCGACAAGATGAAGCCCAGCGAGGGCATGCGCCTGCTCGACGACTACGAGCGCGGGCTGAAGGAATACACCTACCTCACGTTTTAGTGCGTCTTACGCGCAACCTTGTGGCTGCATGGTCGCAACGGCCGCCGTCGTCCCGGAGGGCGTCAAGCGTGAAGCCCGGCAGGATTCCGCTTTCTCACGCGGCTTTCATCCTCCATCCTCGCCGCGCCCATGGCCGCGCCCGCGCCCAATCCCGAGTTGCTGCCGTCACTGCGCCACCTGGTGCGCGGGTTGTCCGTGCTGTTTTGGGGTCTGCCCTTCGCGCTGCTCTCGTGCGCTCACGTCGCCACGTGGGAGTGGCTCCGCACCGTCGGCGCAGTTCCCGCGGTGCTTGGCACGGGGATGCTCTTTTACGGACTCGCGGAGATCGGGCATTTCCAACGGCAGGAGCGCATCTGGCAATCGGCGGTCGAGCGCGCGAAGGTGCCGGCGTTCATCAACGTCGGGCTCTCGCCGTTCGTGTATTGGTATAACAAGGTGAACAGCGAACTCACGTTCCAGCTCGCGGTTGGGCTGCTGGCCTTGGCGGGGGTGGTCTTCCTGTTCAACTTGAACCTCGTCCTCCAGCGACTCGCCGCGATGCTGCCGGACGAAACGATGCGCGGGGACGTGCGATTGTTCTCGTCGCTCAACACCGGCCTGCTGCTCGGCGTGCTGGGCGTGGCCACGGCGTTCTTCGGGCTGCAGGAGGTGAACACGCTGCCGCGCGCGATGATCGCCGTGCTCGAGGTGATCCGCGAGTCGCGCGGGCCCATCGCATTGGGACTCATCCTGCCGCCCGTGGCGCTGACGATGAGCCTGTTGTGGAAGATGAAGGAGGTCGTCGTGGCGAGCGTGTTCGAGCCGGAGCGCCACTGACGGGATGAGGAACCGCGCCGGGCGCAGAAACCAGCCGCTCGGTGGCGGGGCTGTAGATCACACGCCGTCTCCGTTTCAGCCGCTTCAGACCCGCGAGGTGCCAGAGCAGGTTTGCAGAAGGCGCTGCGGAAAGTGGTCGGAGCGACAGGATTTGAACCTGCGACGTCTTGGTCCCAAACCAAGTGCTCTAGCCAGGCTGAGCTACGCTCCGCTGAACCGCGCGCACTATGCTACCCCACAAGTCCGCGGAGCAAACGGAATCTCAAGCGCGCTTGCCGGGGACGGCCACGCCTACTGGTGCGAGGCGCGCCGCGTTCCTCACGCCACCAGTCCGCGGATCACGTGTCCGTGCACATCGGTCAGCCTTCGATCAATGCCGTTGTGCCGGAACGTGAGCCGCTCGTGGTCCACGCCGAGCAGGTGCAGCATCGTGGCGTGGATGTCATACACCGTCGTCGGATTGTTTCGGTCCGCGGGCTTGTAGCCCCACAGATCGCTCTCGCCGTGTGTCACGCCGGGCTTGATGCCGCCGCCGCACAGCCAGTTCGTGAAGCAAAACGGGTTGTGATCGCGCCCCTTCCCGCCCTGCGTGCTTGGCATGCGGCCGAACTCCGTCGTCCACAGGACGATCGTGTCGTCGAGCAGTCCGCGCTGCTTCAGGTCGAGGATGAGCGCGGACGCGCCGCGCGCGAAGCCCGCCGCTAGCGGGCCGTGGTCGCGCTGCACGTCCTCGTGCGAATCCCAGTTGCGGCGCGGGAAGCCGTTGTCGTTGCCGCTCCAGACTTGCACGAAGCGCACACCGCGCTCGAGCAGCCGCCGGGCCACGAGGCACTTGCGCCCGAAGCAGTCGCGCTCCTCGCCGGCGTTGATTTCCTTCGGCCAGGTTGGCGGATATCGCTTCACGCCGTAGAGGTCGAGCATCGCGTCGGGCTCTTTGGAGATATCGAGCGCCTCGGGCGCGGCGAGTTGCATGCGCGCGGCCAGTTCGTAGCTGCGGATCCGCGCGTCGAGCCGGCCATCGCCCTCGCGGGTCGCGGCGTGGTCGCGATTCAACTTCGCCAGGACCGACTGCGCCGCCGCCTCGCTGTCGCGCGTGATGAAATCGCCCTTTTTGTGCGCGAACAAATCCGCGATGGGCGTTTCGGCGCCCGGATGAATCACCGTGCCCGAGTAGTGCGACGGCAGAAACGCGGCGTCCCAGTTCTTCGAACCGTTGGACGCGAAACCGCGGTGGTCCGGCAGCACAACGAACGTGGGCAGGTTTTCGTTCTCCGTGCCGAGTCCGTAGCTGACCCAGCAGCCCATGCCGGGGAATCCCGGCAGGTTGAAGCCCGTCGCCTGCAACAGCGTGGCCTGCGAATGCACGCCGGTCTTGCCGACGAGGTCGTGGACAAAGGCGAGTTCATCCGCGACGCGCCCGAGGTCGGCGACCGGTTCGCTCAACATCCTGCCGGTTTGTCCGTAAGGCTTGAACTCCCACACCGGGCGCAGCCACGGGCCGAGACCGTTCTGGAACGCCTCGACCGGCTCGCCGAAGTCCGACGGCTCGCCGTGGCGCTTGATCAGCTCGGGCTTGAAGTCGAACAGGTCAAGGTGGCTCGCCGCGCCGGCCATGAAGAGCTGCACGACGCGCTTCGCCTTCGGCGCGAAATGTGGCGTGCGACATTCAGCATGCGGAGTGGCGGACCGCGCCTCGGCTGCGGGCAGGTTTTCGCGGCCGAGCAAACTCGCGAGCGCGATGCCTCCGAGCCCGCCGCCGCTGCGCCAGAGGAATTCGCGGCGTGTCCGTGCGCGTGACTGACGCGGGAGCCGGTGGAATGGCGAGTCGTTCCTCATGCTCAATCCACGAAGGCAAACTCGTTCAAG
This Verrucomicrobiota bacterium DNA region includes the following protein-coding sequences:
- a CDS encoding DUF1501 domain-containing protein; translation: MRNDSPFHRLPRQSRARTRREFLWRSGGGLGGIALASLLGRENLPAAEARSATPHAECRTPHFAPKAKRVVQLFMAGAASHLDLFDFKPELIKRHGEPSDFGEPVEAFQNGLGPWLRPVWEFKPYGQTGRMLSEPVADLGRVADELAFVHDLVGKTGVHSQATLLQATGFNLPGFPGMGCWVSYGLGTENENLPTFVVLPDHRGFASNGSKNWDAAFLPSHYSGTVIHPGAETPIADLFAHKKGDFITRDSEAAAQSVLAKLNRDHAATREGDGRLDARIRSYELAARMQLAAPEALDISKEPDAMLDLYGVKRYPPTWPKEINAGEERDCFGRKCLVARRLLERGVRFVQVWSGNDNGFPRRNWDSHEDVQRDHGPLAAGFARGASALILDLKQRGLLDDTIVLWTTEFGRMPSTQGGKGRDHNPFCFTNWLCGGGIKPGVTHGESDLWGYKPADRNNPTTVYDIHATMLHLLGVDHERLTFRHNGIDRRLTDVHGHVIRGLVA